A region of the Nocardia asteroides genome:
CGCGGGTGCGGACCTGCGTCGCCCTGCGCGACAGCATTGATGCGGCCGTGACAGGCGGTCTCATCGACGTCACCACCCGTGACCGGGACGTGCCGTGAGCGCGGAGCGCGCGGCAGCCGTGGACGATCGCAGAGGAGACACGACAGTGATTCGGGCCGACGCGGCCACGCGGCCGCCGACGCGAGCCGATATCCCCGACGACGCCGAGAACCCCGGCGGAATCCTCACCCTGCGGGTGACGCGGGTGATCCAGGAAACCCACGATGCGGTATCGCTGGAGTTGAGTCCCGCCACAGCGCGGTCGAAGCCGATCGACTATCGCCCGGGCCAATTCCTGACCCTGCGGATACCCAGCGAGCTGACCGGCTCGGTGAGCCGGTGTTACTCGCTGTCGAGTGCGCCGCACGAGGACGGTCCGTTGAAGATCACGGTCAAACGGACGCCGGAAGGCTACGGGTCGAACTGGTTGTGCGACAACGCCATCGAGGGCATGGATGTCGACGCGCTGCCGCCCGCGGGTGTCTTCACCCCCGCGTCGCTCGACGTTGACATGCTGTTGTTCGCGGCGGGCAGCGGAATCACCCCCGTGCTGTCGATCCTGAAATCGGCACTGGCGGTCGGGTCCGGTCACTGCACGCTGATCTATGCCAATCGTGACGAACACTCGGTGATCTTCGCCGCCGAGCTCGCCGACCTCGCCGCCCGGCATCCCGGCCGCCTGCTCGTGGTGCACTGGCTGGAGACGGTGCAAGGGCTGCCCACCGGCGCGCAACTCGCCGCGCTGGCGGGGCCGTGGTCGCACCGCGAGGCATTCGTCTGCGGTCCCGGCCCCTTCATGGACGCCGTCTCCGCCGCGCTGATCGGGCTGGGCGCCGATCGCCGACGTGTGCACGTGGAGCGATTCGCGTCGCTGAACGGCGATCCGTTCCGAGCCGATACCGCCGCCCCCGCCGCCCCCGCCGCCCCCGCCGACTCCGTCGACTGCGCCGTGGTCGAAGTCGAACTCGACGGCCGGACACGCCGGATGCCGTGGCCGCGCCACCAGGTCCTGCTCGACGTCCTGCTGGCGGGCGGCCTGGCGGCCCCCTACTCCTGCCGCGAGGGCGCATGCAGCGCCTGCACCTGCCGGCTCGTCGCGGGCCAGGTGCGTATGCGGCGCAACGAAGTTCTCGACGACGCCGATCTGGCCGAGGGTTACGTGCTGGCATGCCAGGCGGTCCCGGTCACCGACACGGTGCACGTCACCTATTCCTGAGGAGTACGACGAACAATGGCTGACATCGCCTCGCTCGGCTACGTCCGAGTCGCCATTACCGATGTGGCGGCTTGGCGCGCCTTCGCCTTCGACGTGATGGGCTTCGCCGAGGCCACCGGACCGAATCCCGACAGCGTGTACTTGCGCATGGACGAGCACGCTTATCGCTTCGAACTCGTTCCGGCGGATCAGGACCGGGTGCTGGCTGTCGGCTGGGAGGTGCGCGACTATCGCGCGCTGGCCCGGGTGCGGGACACAGTGGAGCGAGCGGGCGTCACTGTCGCACCGCTCGACCGAGAGAAGATCGACGCACTGCGCGTGGAGGAAGCGTTCACTTTCACCGATCCCGCGGGGTTCACCATCGAGGTCTTCCACGGCCCGGTGCTCGACCACAGCCCGGTCGTCACCGTGCACGGCAATCGCTTCGTCACCGAAGGGCTGGGACTCGGTCACGTAGTGCTGCCGGTGCCCGATCTCGCGGAGGCGAACCGCTTCTACTGCGAGGTGCTCGGATTCCTGCCGCGTGGCTCGTTCCGAGTGCCGACCCCACCCGGCGTAGGGCCGATTCGCGTTCGATTCCTGGGTGTGAATCGGCGTCACCACAGCCTCGCGCTGATCCCGGGCACTCGTCCCGACGGTCCGGGGCTGGTGCACATCATGGTCGAGGTCGACGAGCTCGACGCCGTCGGCCGGGCTCTCGACCGCGTCATGGGCGCGGGCTACCCGTTGTCGTCGACTCTCGGCAGGCACACCAACGACAAGATGATCTCCTTCTACGTCCGCACTCCCGGCGGCTGGGATCTCGAATACGGCACCGAGGGTGCCCTGGTCGACGAATCCGTCTACAGCGCCGAGGAGATCACCGCCGACAGTTACTGGGGCCACGAATGGTCTCGTGGCTGACCCGGCCGTCCGGATCGCCCCGATCGTCCTAGACTGTCGATTCGAGAAGGAAGGACGCTGATGAAGCGAAATCTGAATTGCCCGTGCGGAGAATCGATCGTCGGAACCGACGAGGACGACCTCGTGGAGAAGACGCAAGCCCATCTCGCCCAGAACCATCCCGGGCACGAGTATTCGCGCGACGAAATCCTGTTCATCGCGTACTGATCGAGGATATTCGCGCCGTCACGGTCTGGGGCGCAGGCCTTCGATCATGTGCGTGGTGGTCTCGTCGAGCAGTTCGTCGGCGGTGTCCGCGGCGATCACGCCCGAGCCGACGAAGGTGGCCAGGCCCTGGAGCGCGGCGACCGCGGACAGTGCGATGCGCCGCGGGTCGCCGGCGATCACTTCACCCAGCTTCTGCGCTTCGGCGATGCGCGTGACCGGAATCGCGAACGCGGCGTCCACCGCCTGGGACATCGCATCGCCTGCCGCAGGGCTGTGCCTGCGCGCGAACATCAGAGCGATGAGCGCCGGGTTCTCGGTCGCGAAGTGGAAATAGGTCCGGGCCAGCGCGCGGATGTGCCCGTCGATCGAACTCGCGGCCGCGGTCTGCTCCAGGGCCGCGGCGAGTCGTTCGAAACCGGACACCGCGATGGCGTCCAGCAGTGCCTGTTTGTCCTTGAAATGCCGGGTCGGGGCGGCGTGACTGACACCGACGTCACGAGCCAGCCCGCGCAGCGACAGGCCGTCGACACCGGACTCGCGCAGCGTCGCCTCGGCGCGCTGCAGGAGTTCGGCTCGTAGGTCGCCGTGGTGGTAGGACCGGCTTCGGGAGATCGCCATGGTGTCAGCAGGATAACAAAATGTAGGCATTGCCTACTTTGTAGGCGGTGACTACATTTGCTCTTCATGACGGTTCGGACCTTCACCGCCCCGATCGCGGTGCTGATGGTCTTCGCGGCGCTGCTCGCCACCATGTACCTCGGCTACGCGGGCAATACCGAGAAGAACCTGCACGATTTCCCGGTAGCGCTGGTCAACCAGGACGTGGGCGACACGCTGGACGGCAAGCCCGCCGATATCGGGGCCCAGGTCACCGACGCGCTGGTCGCGGGCATCCCGGCGGAGAAGGTCGATCTGCGCGTCGTCGGCATCGCCGAGGCGCGCAAGCAGTTGCAGTACGGCGAGGTCTACGGCGCCATCGTCATCCCGTCCGACTTCACCAAGCGGCTGGCGATTCTCGGCGCGGCCGCCGTGGTCCCCGGTGAGATCGAGCGCCCGGTGATCACGATCCACACCAACCCCCGGGTCGGGCCCTACACAACCGGCATCATGCAACGCATCGCCGACCGTGCGCTGGCCCAGGTGGACGAGACCGTCGGCAAGAACTTGACCGACCAGGTGAATTCCGCCCTCGCCGAGGGGCCCGGTGCGCCGGTCGAGCTCAGTGGCGCCGCCCGCCTGATGCTCACCGATCCCGTGCAGATCGTCACCGCGCCGTATCGCCCGATGGACGATGCCGCCGGGCAGGGCCTGGTCGCGTTCTTCTATACGTTGATCGTGTTGCTGGCGGGCTTCACCGGCGCCATGATCATCCACACACTCGTCGATTCGGTCCTCGGTTTCACTCCGACCGAATACGGCCCGTGGTTCGTCCAACCGCCGGCCACCGGGATCTCCCGCTTCCATACGCTGCTCGTGAAGTGGGCGGTTCTCGTGACCGCGGCGCCGATTCTGTCCGGGATATTCCTCGCCGTGGCCGCGGCGCTGGGTGTTCCGCTGGGCAGCGCGCTTCTGCTGTGGCTCTACGGAACACTGGCCATCGTCGCCGTCGGTGTGACCGCGCTGGCCGTCCTGGCCACTTTCGGCACCGCCGGATTGCTGGTCAACTTGATCCTGTTCGTCGTCCTCGGCCTGCCGTCGTCGGCCGCCACGGTTCCGCTGGAAGCGACGCCCACCTATATCGCGAACCTGGCCGCCTTCGAACCGATGCACCAGATCTATCTGGCCGTGCGCGCCATCTTGTTCTTCGACGCCCGCGCCGAAGCCGGTTTCGGCCTCGGATTGTGGATGACGTTGCTCGGCCTCGGAATCGGCTTGCTCCTCGGTGCCATCGCCACCTATGTCTACGACCACCGGGGACTGCACCGCGCGGCAGCGCCCGCCGACAGCGCACCGGTCGTGCGGGTGCCCGCCGCCGCCCGATGAAGGGTCCGGTGATCAGTCGTCCACGGCGTCCAGGAGTGTGTCGAACTCTTCCGGGTCGACGCCGAAGCCGGTCAGGCGGTTCAGCGGGATGGAGGCGATCATGCGCATCATGTCCATGCCGAGCGCGGTCCCTTCACCCATACTCTCGGACATACCGCCGAACACTTCGGCCAGCGCTGCCGCCGCCGTCGGATCGGCCAGCGCCTCTCCCAGGGTCGACTCCGCCGTGATGGGGATCCGCAGTTCGTCTCCGGTGAGGTCCACCCGCCCGGTGACGCGCAAGTCCCGGCTGGAAGCGCCTGCCCACACCTGGTAGGTACCGGTCTCCACGATCCAGCGGTCGACGCGAGTCTCCCAATAGGCGAGTTCGTCTCGCGGGAGCAGGATGGAAACCTCCTCGCCCGCCCCGGGTTCCAGGTCGGCGGTGACGGCGAACCCCTTCAACTCGCGGGCCGGACGCGTGACGGAGGATCCGGGCGCCGCCGTGTACACCTGCACCACGTCGCGGCCTGCGCGGGAACCGGTATTCGTGACCAGGACGCGCACCGTGATTCCCGCTTCGTCCGCCGCGAGTGCCGGCTCGGAGTAATCGAAGGTGGTGTAGGACAGGCCGTGCCCGAACGGGAAGGACACCTCCATATCCCGGCTGTCGTACCAGCGGTAGCCCACATACAGTCCCTCGCCGTAGCGCACGTGCGAGTTCTCGCCCGGGAAGTTCAGGTAGGCCGGTGTGTCCTGCAACCGAACCGGCACCGTTTCCGCGAGCCGCCCCGATGGATTCACCACACCGAACAGCACGTCGGCGAGTGCGCCGCCGCCGGCCTGGCCGAGTAACCCGCCGTCCAGGATCGCGGGCGCCAGTGCGGCCACCGGGGCCAGCCGCACCACTCCGCCGTGCGCGAGCACCACCACCGTGTCCGGTTGCGCTCGCACCACCGCCTCCAGCAGATCCAGCTGATCGGAGGGCAGCTCGAGGTGTTCACGGTCGAATCCCTCGGATTCCTGCGTGTCGGCCAAGCCGAGGAACAACACAGCCACGTCCGCGTTCGCGGCGGCGTCGACGGCTTCCGCCCGCAGCGCGACGTTGTCCGCGTCCGGGTCGGCCGTGGTGAAACCCCGGCTGTAGGAGACCTGTGCAGAGCCCGCGAGCGCGCGGATCTCCTCGAGCGGCACATCGAGCCGGGTCGGGTTTACATGCGAGCTGCCGCCACCCTGGTACCGGGGTTCCACCGCGAACTCGCCGATCACCGCGAGTGAGCGCCCTGGAGTGAGTGGCAGGAGGTCACGCTCGTTCCGCAACAGGACGACGCAGCGCGCGGCGACCTCGCGGGCCAGCCGATGGTGCTCGTCGGCGGTATCGGCGGCATCGGCGAGTTCGCGTCCGGCCACTACCCTCGCCGCCAGCGTCGCCACGTTCCGCGCAGCCCTGTCGACGGCCGCCGCGTCCAGCGTGCCCGCGGCCACCGCCGCCACCACCTGCTCGTCGGAGACGCCGCTGCCGCCGGGCATCTCCAGATCGAGCCCGGCCGCCACCGAGGCGGGCCGGTCGGCCACCGCGCCCCAGTCGGAGACCACCGCACCGTCGAATCCCCACTCGTCACGCAGCACGTCGGTGAGCAGCCAGCGGTTCTGCGCCGCGTGCACGCCGTTGACGCGGTTGTAGGAGCACATCACCGTCCACGGCCGAGCGGTGCGCACGATGTGGGCGAACGCGCGCAGGTAGATCTCGCGCAGCGGGCGCGGGTCGATGTCGGAACTCGCGCGCATCCGATCGTGCTCGGCGTTGTTGGCGGCGAAATGCTTGAGGGAAGCGCCCACCCCGGTGCTCTGCAGGCCCGTCACCCATGCCGCGCCGAGCAGGCCGGTGAGTAGCGGATCCTCGGAGTAGTACTCGAAATTGCGCCCGCCGCGCGGATCCCGCTTGATATTGACTCCCGGCCCGAGCAGCACGTCCACGCCCAATGCGCGGGCCTCCCGGCCGAGCGACGCGCCCACCCGCCGCGCCAGCTCGGTGTCCCAGCTCTGCGCGAGCCCGACCGCGGGCGGGAAGCAGGTGGCGGGCAGGCTCTCGGCCAGCCCGAGGTGGTCGGTCGCCCCCGGCTGTCTGCGCACACCGTGCGGGCCGTCGGTCAAGGTCACCGAGGCGACCGGACCGACAGCCTTCGTGGTCCAGAAGTCCGCGCCGCTGCCGAGCGCGGCGCGGTCCTCCAGGGACAGATCGGTGAGGTCGGGCTTGCTCGGCATCGAGGCTCCTCGGATCGAAACCGCTATCGAAAACAGTATGCCATTCGGTTTTCGTGACCGGGCTGTTCCGAGTACAGTCACGGCGTGGTTCGGCGCGGGGCGTATTCGAAAGGGATCGCCAAACGGGAGGAGATTCTCGAGGCGGCACTGGAGATCGTGGCGCGCGTCGGTTACAGCCGGACGACCGTGCGTGAACTGGCTGAGGCCGTCGGCCTCAGCCAGGCCGGTCTGCTGCACTACTTCGGCAGCAAAGAGCAGCTCTTCGCCGCGATTCTCGCGCGTCGCGACGACGTCGATCACGAAACCTTCACCACCCCCGCCGCGCCGCCGGAGCTTCCCGCCGCGCTGGTCCGCCTGATCCGGCACAACGCGGAAGTCCCCGGCTTGATCGAGCTCTACGCTCGCTTCTCCGCCGAGGCCATCCGTCCCGACCACCCCGCTCACGACTACTTCCGCGACCGCTACCGCACTGTCCGCGAGGCGCTCACCCGCACCGTCGCCGAACTCCGCGAATCGGGTCGCCTTCCCCGTGACATCGATCCGGACCGATTCGCCGTCATCACCTCGGCCCTGCTCGACGGCCTGCAGACGCAGTGGCTCTACGACCCGGGCGTGGACATGGCCGACCACGTGGCGTACTTGTGGGAGCTGATCGAACGCTCCGGGGACTCCGAGCGCTGACACCCGTGCGTAGCGGCAGGTAGGTGGGACTCCAGGGTCCGGAGATCACGTAGTCGGCCACCCGTGCCCACGCCGCCGGTGCACGCTGTTCGTTCGAGCACGACGCCTCGATCCACGCCGGTAGACTCGAACTCGGTGGTTCGCGTCGGCCATACCTCGTTCGGCCGGACGCAGCCACAGGAGTGGGAGATGAGCGCACGCGACGGCCCCAGCCCGCGGCGGTTGCATCGCAGCACTCGATTGCTGGTGATCGCCGCCACGGTGTTCGTTGTGTCGCTGTTGATCATTCCCCGCCTGATCAGAGGCTATGTCAGCTGGTTGTGGTTCGGTGAAGTCGGATTCCGAGGCGTCTGGCTCACCGCGCTGTTCACGCGCTTGTCGCTGTTCGTCGTGGTCGGCCTGATCATCGGTGGCGTCCTCTTCGCTTCGATGTGGCTCGCCTTCCGGTTCCGTCCGCTCTTCGTCCCCGATGCGGGGCAGGACGACAGCCTCCGGCCATATCGGGCGATGGTGCTGCGGCGGCCGTCGCGGTTCGGGCTCGGCATCGCCGCGACGCTCGGTCTGCTCTGCGGCCTCATAGCGCAATCGAGCTGGATGACAGTTCAACTGTTCCTCCACGGCGGCTCCTTCGGTGTGTCGGATCCCCAGTTCGGCCACGACGTCGGGTTCTTCGTGTTCGACCTGCCGTTCTACCGTCTCGTCGTCAACTGGCTGTTCGTCGCCGTCGTACTCGCCTTCTTCGCCGGACTCGCGACGCACTACCTGCTCGGAGGACTGCGGCTGTCCGGAAAATCCCGCGGCCTGACGCATGCGGCGCGCGTCCAGCTCGCGGTGCTCGCCGGTGCGTTCATCGTCTTGAAGGCCGCCGCCTACTGGCTCGACCGGTACTCGCTGCTCTCGAGCAGCAGCAAGGAGCCCACCTTCGCGGGGCCGGGCTACACGGATATCAATGCCGTGCTGCCCGCCCGCCTGATTCTCTTCGCGATCGCCGTCATCTGCGCCGTGGCGATCTTCGCCGCCGTCGTGGTGCGCGACCTGCGCATTCCGGCGATGGCCGCCGCGCTGCTGTTGTTGTCCTCGATTCTCGTCGGAGCGGTCTGGCCGCTGGCCGTCGAGCAGTTCTCCGTCCGCCCGAACGCCGCCGACATGGAGCGCGTCTATATCGAACGCAACATCGCGGCTACTCGGCAGGCGTACGGAATAGGCAGCGATCGGGTCGATTACCAGGCCTATTCCGGTGTCGGCAGCAAGCCGCCGTCCGAGGTGCCCGCGGACGTGACCACGATCGCCGATGTACGCCTGCTGGATCCGAACGTGCTGTCGCGAACCTTCACCCAGCAACAGCAGCTGAAGAACTTCTACAGCTTCCCACCACATCTGGACCTTGATCGGTACCGCGTCGGTGGGGAACTACGCGACTACGTGGTTGCAGCGCGCGAGCTGACGCCGAGCGCGCTGAGCGGCAATCAGCGCCATTGGGTCAATCGGCACACCGTCTACACCCACGGGAACGGGTTCGTCGCCGCACCTGCCAACCGGGTCAACGCGGCGGTCCGCGAGGCCGCGGGCGACGCTGCCAGCAGCAACAGCGGATACCCGATCTACGCGGTCGGCGATATCGCTTCCCAGGCATCCGGGCAGCAGGTGATCCGGGTGGATCAGCCCCGCGTGTACTACGGCGAAGTGATCGCCCATGCCAGCCCGGACTACGCCATCGTCGGCGGCGGCAGCGAGCCCCGCGAGTACGACACCGACACCACCAAGTACACCTACACCGGATCAGGCGGTGTCCCCATCGGGAACTGGCTCGATCGCCTCGCGTTCGCGGCCACCTACGCCGAACGCAACATCATTTTCTCCAAGGCCATCGGTCCTGAGTCGAAGATCATCTTCAATCGCGATCCTCGCCATCGCGTCGAGCTCGTCGCGCCGTGGTTGACCACCGACAACAATCCCTACCCGGCGGTCGTGGACGGCCGCATCGTCTGGATCGTCGACGCCTACACCGCGGTCGACGGTTACCCCTACGCCAAGGGCAGCTCCCTGGAAGCTCTCGAGCCAGGCGAGGACGCCCGCCGAGGATCACCGCGACAGGTGTCCTACGTGCGCAACTCCATCAAGGCCACCGTCGACGCATACGACGGCACGGTCACTCTCTACCAGGTCGACCGGCAGGATCCGGTGCTCGCGGCGTGGATGAAGGTATTCCCCGGCACCGTCGAACCCGAGGAGTCGATCACGCCGGAACTGCGCGCGCACTTCCGGTACCCCGAGGACTTGTTCACGATCCAACGCGAGATGCTGGCCAAATACCACGTCGACGAACCGCGCGAATTCTTCACCACCAACGCGTTCTGGTCGGTGCCGAGCGATCCCACCGTGGAGACCAACCCGCACCAGGCTCCGTTCTATGTCCTGATCGGCGACACCGACACCGCCGAGCCGTCGTTCCGGCTGGCGAGCGCGATGGTGGGGTACAACAGGGAATTCCTCTCCGCCTACGTCTCCGCGCACTCCGATCCCGAGAGCTACGGCAAGATCAGCGTCTTGCAGCTGCCGACCGACACGCTCACCCAAGGGCCGCAACAGATCCAGAACTCGATGATCTCCGACACCAGAGTGGCATCCGAGCGAACGCTGCTCGAGCGCTCGAACCGGATCCAGTACGGCAACCTGCTCACCCTGCCGATCGCCGACGGCGGCGTGCTCTACGTCGAACCGTTGTTCACCGAACGGATTTCGACGGCACCGAACGCGTCGACATTCCCGCAGCTGGCGCGGGTGCTCGTCAGCTACCGTGAACCGGGCACCGGCGGCGTGCTGGTGGGATACGCGCCGACCCTGGCCGAGGCGCTCGACCAAGTATTCGGTTCAGGGACCGGCCGGCTCGCCACCCCACCCGGTGGCGGTCCCGGGGCTCCGCTGCCACCGGGCCAGCAACCGGCGCCGCAGCCGTCGCCACAACCGTCAGCGCAACCGCCGCCGCCTGCGGATCAAGCGAAGATCGCCGAACTCAACGCGCAGATCGACGAAATCCGCGCGGCGCTCGAACGTCTCCAGAAGCAGTTGAACGACCTCGATCGCAACGGTCGCTGACGTTCGCGTCGGCCATCCCGTCTCCGCTGGTCTCACTCCCGGGCGGATTCGGCTACTTCGACTGTTCCGCGTGAATCAGGCTGCGCCGAGCTCGTTCCAGGTACGGCGGAATACTGCGAGGCCGGAGACTCCGGCAAGTGAACGAGAATCAGGCCCACGGCGGCGATCAGGAAGTTCTGCAGCGCAGCCGAGGAGGCGTTGACGTCGTCGTTGGCCCACATACGGAACCATTCGCCCGCGACGGTCAAGAAACCGCCTGCGAACAGCAGCATCGCCATGGTCCAACCCAGGCTCGACAGTTTCACCGCCACGTCGAGTCCGGCTCGGAGCCGGCGCGGCCGCCCGGTCAGCACCCGGACCCACACAGCCGCGCCGGAAAGCAGCACGAAGGCGATCAGGAATTCCCAGATCACGATCAGAATGTAGGCGACGAGCGCGACATTGCTGTCGGTGATCGCCCGCCAATCCGTTCCCGGAGTGTGGATCGTCGACTTCATCGACAGTACAGCGGCCACACCGTTGCGGTTGGTGTCGGTGTCCACGCAATTGGTGAAGGCGACGAACAGATAGTAGAAGCCGGTGATGGTGGCCAGCGTCGCCACCGCCATCCGACGGCTACCGAGCACGTCGAGAACCTTTGCGCCACTGTGCTTCATATACGTCCACCTCGGGTCGACTGGCATGAATGTCAGGCCATCCAGGCGTCGATGATCATATAAGCACCCCGATCGTGCTCCGTCCCCACGGCGGGGAGGCCCGGGAATCGAGAAGGCTTCCATCGCAAAGCCTTCCGTCACCCCGGCCGGTCACGACCTCTATCCGGCCCGTTCCAAAGGCCGTCGCAGTGATCGGTGTGCGGTAGGACCGGAGTCCATGAGGTCACAGCTTTCCGTCGAGCACCTCGGCGGGAGCTCACGTGAGCTCCCGCCGAGGCGTCCTGTCCTACTGCGCGGTGGTCTGCCGTTTCGGCAGCTTCCACCCCGGCCGGGGGAAGTGGCAGGTGTAGCCGTCGGGGTAGCGCAGCAGGTAGTCCTGATGCTCGGGCTCGGCCTCCCAGAACGCG
Encoded here:
- a CDS encoding SNG1 family protein, whose translation is MTVRTFTAPIAVLMVFAALLATMYLGYAGNTEKNLHDFPVALVNQDVGDTLDGKPADIGAQVTDALVAGIPAEKVDLRVVGIAEARKQLQYGEVYGAIVIPSDFTKRLAILGAAAVVPGEIERPVITIHTNPRVGPYTTGIMQRIADRALAQVDETVGKNLTDQVNSALAEGPGAPVELSGAARLMLTDPVQIVTAPYRPMDDAAGQGLVAFFYTLIVLLAGFTGAMIIHTLVDSVLGFTPTEYGPWFVQPPATGISRFHTLLVKWAVLVTAAPILSGIFLAVAAALGVPLGSALLLWLYGTLAIVAVGVTALAVLATFGTAGLLVNLILFVVLGLPSSAATVPLEATPTYIANLAAFEPMHQIYLAVRAILFFDARAEAGFGLGLWMTLLGLGIGLLLGAIATYVYDHRGLHRAAAPADSAPVVRVPAAAR
- a CDS encoding DUF2165 domain-containing protein, producing MKHSGAKVLDVLGSRRMAVATLATITGFYYLFVAFTNCVDTDTNRNGVAAVLSMKSTIHTPGTDWRAITDSNVALVAYILIVIWEFLIAFVLLSGAAVWVRVLTGRPRRLRAGLDVAVKLSSLGWTMAMLLFAGGFLTVAGEWFRMWANDDVNASSAALQNFLIAAVGLILVHLPESPASQYSAVPGTSSAQPDSRGTVEVAESARE
- a CDS encoding DUF1059 domain-containing protein — encoded protein: MKRNLNCPCGESIVGTDEDDLVEKTQAHLAQNHPGHEYSRDEILFIAY
- a CDS encoding TetR/AcrR family transcriptional regulator encodes the protein MAISRSRSYHHGDLRAELLQRAEATLRESGVDGLSLRGLARDVGVSHAAPTRHFKDKQALLDAIAVSGFERLAAALEQTAAASSIDGHIRALARTYFHFATENPALIALMFARRHSPAAGDAMSQAVDAAFAIPVTRIAEAQKLGEVIAGDPRRIALSAVAALQGLATFVGSGVIAADTADELLDETTTHMIEGLRPRP
- a CDS encoding ferredoxin--NADP reductase, with the protein product MLTLRVTRVIQETHDAVSLELSPATARSKPIDYRPGQFLTLRIPSELTGSVSRCYSLSSAPHEDGPLKITVKRTPEGYGSNWLCDNAIEGMDVDALPPAGVFTPASLDVDMLLFAAGSGITPVLSILKSALAVGSGHCTLIYANRDEHSVIFAAELADLAARHPGRLLVVHWLETVQGLPTGAQLAALAGPWSHREAFVCGPGPFMDAVSAALIGLGADRRRVHVERFASLNGDPFRADTAAPAAPAAPADSVDCAVVEVELDGRTRRMPWPRHQVLLDVLLAGGLAAPYSCREGACSACTCRLVAGQVRMRRNEVLDDADLAEGYVLACQAVPVTDTVHVTYS
- a CDS encoding UPF0182 family protein, whose amino-acid sequence is MSARDGPSPRRLHRSTRLLVIAATVFVVSLLIIPRLIRGYVSWLWFGEVGFRGVWLTALFTRLSLFVVVGLIIGGVLFASMWLAFRFRPLFVPDAGQDDSLRPYRAMVLRRPSRFGLGIAATLGLLCGLIAQSSWMTVQLFLHGGSFGVSDPQFGHDVGFFVFDLPFYRLVVNWLFVAVVLAFFAGLATHYLLGGLRLSGKSRGLTHAARVQLAVLAGAFIVLKAAAYWLDRYSLLSSSSKEPTFAGPGYTDINAVLPARLILFAIAVICAVAIFAAVVVRDLRIPAMAAALLLLSSILVGAVWPLAVEQFSVRPNAADMERVYIERNIAATRQAYGIGSDRVDYQAYSGVGSKPPSEVPADVTTIADVRLLDPNVLSRTFTQQQQLKNFYSFPPHLDLDRYRVGGELRDYVVAARELTPSALSGNQRHWVNRHTVYTHGNGFVAAPANRVNAAVREAAGDAASSNSGYPIYAVGDIASQASGQQVIRVDQPRVYYGEVIAHASPDYAIVGGGSEPREYDTDTTKYTYTGSGGVPIGNWLDRLAFAATYAERNIIFSKAIGPESKIIFNRDPRHRVELVAPWLTTDNNPYPAVVDGRIVWIVDAYTAVDGYPYAKGSSLEALEPGEDARRGSPRQVSYVRNSIKATVDAYDGTVTLYQVDRQDPVLAAWMKVFPGTVEPEESITPELRAHFRYPEDLFTIQREMLAKYHVDEPREFFTTNAFWSVPSDPTVETNPHQAPFYVLIGDTDTAEPSFRLASAMVGYNREFLSAYVSAHSDPESYGKISVLQLPTDTLTQGPQQIQNSMISDTRVASERTLLERSNRIQYGNLLTLPIADGGVLYVEPLFTERISTAPNASTFPQLARVLVSYREPGTGGVLVGYAPTLAEALDQVFGSGTGRLATPPGGGPGAPLPPGQQPAPQPSPQPSAQPPPPADQAKIAELNAQIDEIRAALERLQKQLNDLDRNGR
- a CDS encoding VOC family protein → MADIASLGYVRVAITDVAAWRAFAFDVMGFAEATGPNPDSVYLRMDEHAYRFELVPADQDRVLAVGWEVRDYRALARVRDTVERAGVTVAPLDREKIDALRVEEAFTFTDPAGFTIEVFHGPVLDHSPVVTVHGNRFVTEGLGLGHVVLPVPDLAEANRFYCEVLGFLPRGSFRVPTPPGVGPIRVRFLGVNRRHHSLALIPGTRPDGPGLVHIMVEVDELDAVGRALDRVMGAGYPLSSTLGRHTNDKMISFYVRTPGGWDLEYGTEGALVDESVYSAEEITADSYWGHEWSRG
- a CDS encoding glycoside hydrolase family 3 C-terminal domain-containing protein; this encodes MPSKPDLTDLSLEDRAALGSGADFWTTKAVGPVASVTLTDGPHGVRRQPGATDHLGLAESLPATCFPPAVGLAQSWDTELARRVGASLGREARALGVDVLLGPGVNIKRDPRGGRNFEYYSEDPLLTGLLGAAWVTGLQSTGVGASLKHFAANNAEHDRMRASSDIDPRPLREIYLRAFAHIVRTARPWTVMCSYNRVNGVHAAQNRWLLTDVLRDEWGFDGAVVSDWGAVADRPASVAAGLDLEMPGGSGVSDEQVVAAVAAGTLDAAAVDRAARNVATLAARVVAGRELADAADTADEHHRLAREVAARCVVLLRNERDLLPLTPGRSLAVIGEFAVEPRYQGGGSSHVNPTRLDVPLEEIRALAGSAQVSYSRGFTTADPDADNVALRAEAVDAAANADVAVLFLGLADTQESEGFDREHLELPSDQLDLLEAVVRAQPDTVVVLAHGGVVRLAPVAALAPAILDGGLLGQAGGGALADVLFGVVNPSGRLAETVPVRLQDTPAYLNFPGENSHVRYGEGLYVGYRWYDSRDMEVSFPFGHGLSYTTFDYSEPALAADEAGITVRVLVTNTGSRAGRDVVQVYTAAPGSSVTRPARELKGFAVTADLEPGAGEEVSILLPRDELAYWETRVDRWIVETGTYQVWAGASSRDLRVTGRVDLTGDELRIPITAESTLGEALADPTAAAALAEVFGGMSESMGEGTALGMDMMRMIASIPLNRLTGFGVDPEEFDTLLDAVDD
- a CDS encoding TetR/AcrR family transcriptional regulator, coding for MAKREEILEAALEIVARVGYSRTTVRELAEAVGLSQAGLLHYFGSKEQLFAAILARRDDVDHETFTTPAAPPELPAALVRLIRHNAEVPGLIELYARFSAEAIRPDHPAHDYFRDRYRTVREALTRTVAELRESGRLPRDIDPDRFAVITSALLDGLQTQWLYDPGVDMADHVAYLWELIERSGDSER